The nucleotide sequence GTAGGGGATGTACTGATCGATGACTGGCGGGGCAAGGGCATCCGCCTGGTCGCAAGCGGCGAGGTCACCCGCGTCGAGTAGAATCCTGCCCTGATCGATCCCCCGCAAAGGTCGATCAGGGGCTCCTCCACAGGGGCGGAGACCCGTTGACACGAGTCCTGCCTCCGTGGTAAGTTCCGAGCGTATTGAAACGGGCTGTAGCGCAGGGGTTTAGCGTACTTGTCTGGGGGACAAGGGGTCGGCGGTTCAAATCCGCCCAGCCCGAATAAAAAAGCCGTGAGTGTATTCCACTCACGGCTTTTTTTGTGCTCTCCTGCGGGAAGGATGCTGAATCGTCATCGTTCCCGCAGCCCTGGTTCACCTATTCCACCAGGATTACAGGAATCCCTGCAATTCCGGTAACGTGCTGTGTGACGTCTCCAAGGAGAAGCCTTTCACTGGTACGGATGGTTCGTTTTCCCATGTAAATATAGTCCACTCCGCGAGACTCAGCGGTCTCGATTATCACGTCCGCCGGATTCCCCCGAGCAATCACAATCTCTGACGCAATATCGCGGGCGGCTCCCAACGCTTCCACAAGCTGATCCCGAGTGAGGGGAGGAGACTCATCAAACCGCACATGAAGAAGAACAAGATCCGCATCTAATTGTCGTGCCGTGCGTGCAGCCCGGATAAGCGCTGCCGACGAAGCCGGAGATCCATCGTAGGCGACAAGAAACCGGTGCTTTTCATGAACTGTTACCTTCGTAGGATCCGGATCCCCCTTTACCAGCATTCGCGGCGCCAGGCAGGCCGTACCAAAGGCACCCAAGGGCGCGGTGATCAGGATGGACAGAACCGCGATTGCAAGAATGTATTCACCCCCATCCACGCCCATTGCCAGTGGTATCCCTCCAATGGCGGCCTGCACCGTCGCTTTGGCCATATCACCAACGACCATGAAAAACCGTTCCTTGATCGTAATACGGGAGAACACCGTGGAAGCAAAGATCCCCGCCCATCGACCAACAAGAAGGCCGACGAGAACAATTACCACTCCCCGTCCTCCCGCTTCACCGATAACGCTGATATTAACCACAGAACCAATCAGAACAAAGAGGAAAATTTCCCCTATTATCCAGACCTTACCGACCTCGTTTCGCAGTCGCCGTGCCAGAACCGGGTCTGATTCCAGAACCACAAATCCCATGACCATCACCGCAAGGAAAGACGAGTAGGGGATGTAGGTATCGGCAATTATCAGACCAAGACCTACCGAGAGCAACACAATAAGATCATGAACGATACTCTCCGCCAGATGACGTCGAGACAGCAGAAAGACAACCATTCGGCCTGCCAGGTATCCCATAAGCAAGCCCAGGCCGATTTGAATCGGAATATCAAGCAACCGGATAGCAAGTCCCGAACCGGCAGCGGACAAATCCACACCCTCAACCAACCAGGCAAGGAAAATCCCGAACATCGTCACTGCCGTAGCATCGCTTGCAGTTCCTCCTGCAAGAATGAGGTCAGGTATACCCTTGTCTACGCCCCACCCCTTTGCCTTAAGACGGAGCATCATTGGCACGA is from Alkalispirochaeta americana and encodes:
- a CDS encoding cation:proton antiporter, whose translation is MMVQGILLVLSVGFIAGEIAGRMGLPKLIGMLLAGILVGPDMINIMPPQMLELSAQIRTLALLVVLTKAGLGLDREKILQEGSVAIRLGFLPAVIEAAVVAVATRYIMGWDWYTSWLLGWVICAASPAVIVPMMLRLKAKGWGVDKGIPDLILAGGTASDATAVTMFGIFLAWLVEGVDLSAAGSGLAIRLLDIPIQIGLGLLMGYLAGRMVVFLLSRRHLAESIVHDLIVLLSVGLGLIIADTYIPYSSFLAVMVMGFVVLESDPVLARRLRNEVGKVWIIGEIFLFVLIGSVVNISVIGEAGGRGVVIVLVGLLVGRWAGIFASTVFSRITIKERFFMVVGDMAKATVQAAIGGIPLAMGVDGGEYILAIAVLSILITAPLGAFGTACLAPRMLVKGDPDPTKVTVHEKHRFLVAYDGSPASSAALIRAARTARQLDADLVLLHVRFDESPPLTRDQLVEALGAARDIASEIVIARGNPADVIIETAESRGVDYIYMGKRTIRTSERLLLGDVTQHVTGIAGIPVILVE